CCAGGTCGTCCTCATGGCACATCGTGAACGGGTTGTGGGCCGGCACCGGCCGGCCGGTCACCTCGTCGATCTCCTCGAACAACGGGAAGTCGATCACCCAGCGCACCTGCACGCCGCCCTCGGCGATCGGGGGTCGGCCCAGCTCGAGGCGCAGCAGCCCGAGCACGTGGGTGGTGCGCCGCCACTCGTCGGCGACGAGCAGCAACAGGTCGCCCTCGGTGGCCTCGGTGCGTTCGGTGAGGGCCGTCATCTCGGCCTCGGAGAGGAACTTGGCCACCGGCGAGTCGAGCCCGTCGGCCTTCACCCGCATCCACACGAGGCCCTTGGCGCCCCAGCGTTTGGCCGACTCGGTCAGCTCGTCGAGGCGGCGGCGGGTGAGCTCGGCGCCGCCCGGCACCCGAATCGCCTTGATCGACGGAGCCTTGAATGCGTTGAAGCCGGTCTCGGCGAACACGTCGGTCACCTCGCGCAGCAAAATGTCGAAGCGCACGTCGGGCTTGTCCGAGCCGTAGGTGTCCATCGCGTCGTGCCAGCTGATGCGCTCGATCTCGCCGACCGGCCGACCGGTGACGCCCTCGATCGCCGCCGAGATCGTCGACCCGATCACGTCGAGCACCTCGTCGCGGCTGGCGAAGGCCAGCTCGGCGTCGAGCTGGGCAAACTCGTACTGACGGTCGGCCCGCAGGTCCTCGTCGCGCAGGCAGCGGGCGATCTGGTAGTAGCGGTCGATGCCGCCGACCATGCACAGCTGCTTGTACATCTGGGGAGACTGGGGCAGGGCGTAGAAGGTGCCCGGGTGCTGACGGGAGGGCACGACGAAGTCGCGGGCGCCCTCCGGGGTGGACGCGATCAGCATCGGGGTTTCGATCTCGACAAACCCCTCGTGCTCCATGGCGGTACGGATCGAGGAGTTCACCCGGGCGCGCATGCGCAGGTTGGACTGCATCTTCTCGCGCCGCAGGTCGACGTAGCGGTGCCGCAGGCGGATCGTCTCGTCGACCGCGTCGGCCCGGTCGTCGACGGGGAACGGCGGCGGTTTGGCGGCGCTGAGCACCTCGACCTCGGCCTCGCCGATCTCGACCTCGCCGGTGTCCAGGTCGGCGTTGACCGTGCCCTCGGGTCGGGGGCGGACGACGCCGGTGATCTTCACCACCCACTCGGAGCGGACGTCGACGTCGTGGTCGATCACGCACTGGACGACCCCGGTGTGGTCGCGCAGGTCGATGAACGCCAGGTGCTCGCCGTGCTCGCGTCGGCGGGCGACCCATCCGGCCACGCTGACCCGCTCACCAACGTTGGCGGCCCGCAGCTCCCCGCAGCGGTGGGTGCGGTAGGGCGGGTTGGCGGATACGGCGGGGGTGTCTTCGATGCTCGGCACGAGGATCGATCCTACCGACCGGCGGCGGCCGCCCGGCAGCCGGGGTTCGGTCGGTGCCGCTCACCGG
Above is a window of Candidatus Microthrix subdominans DNA encoding:
- the aspS gene encoding aspartate--tRNA ligase, with product MEDTPAVSANPPYRTHRCGELRAANVGERVSVAGWVARRREHGEHLAFIDLRDHTGVVQCVIDHDVDVRSEWVVKITGVVRPRPEGTVNADLDTGEVEIGEAEVEVLSAAKPPPFPVDDRADAVDETIRLRHRYVDLRREKMQSNLRMRARVNSSIRTAMEHEGFVEIETPMLIASTPEGARDFVVPSRQHPGTFYALPQSPQMYKQLCMVGGIDRYYQIARCLRDEDLRADRQYEFAQLDAELAFASRDEVLDVIGSTISAAIEGVTGRPVGEIERISWHDAMDTYGSDKPDVRFDILLREVTDVFAETGFNAFKAPSIKAIRVPGGAELTRRRLDELTESAKRWGAKGLVWMRVKADGLDSPVAKFLSEAEMTALTERTEATEGDLLLLVADEWRRTTHVLGLLRLELGRPPIAEGGVQVRWVIDFPLFEEIDEVTGRPVPAHNPFTMCHEDDLALLQAGAAGELGDPNELLKVRSQSYDLVINGWELGSGGVRIHRSDVQEAVFGLLGISDSEAEANFGFLLEALRFGAPPHAGFAYGIDRLVAILAGEENIREVIAFPKTQSGADPLTGSPGPIGADQLDELGLRLLPPTT